A single window of Syntrophotalea acetylenica DNA harbors:
- a CDS encoding MBL fold metallo-hydrolase → MSAFWQASVVTGPLGVNCYLLGCPRTRQAIVIDPGGDGDRILAMLEAQQMVLKTVINTHGHFDHIGGNRTLVEATNAELLLHSADLPLLRSASEHAAAFGLSRIDPSPEPSRFLQDGEVLEVGCMALQVIHVPGHSPGSVCLSCGDALFAGDVLFAGSIGRTDLPGGDHLTLLKGLQDRLLTLPDHTLVYPGHGPQTTIGHERRGNPFLNYFD, encoded by the coding sequence TTGAGCGCGTTCTGGCAAGCATCTGTTGTTACGGGACCACTTGGCGTCAACTGTTACCTGTTGGGGTGTCCGCGGACCCGCCAGGCCATTGTCATCGATCCGGGCGGAGACGGTGACCGGATCCTGGCCATGCTCGAAGCGCAGCAAATGGTGTTGAAGACCGTTATCAATACCCATGGTCACTTCGATCACATCGGCGGCAATCGCACTCTTGTCGAGGCAACCAATGCCGAACTGCTGCTGCATTCGGCGGACCTGCCGCTGCTGAGGTCTGCGTCGGAACATGCTGCGGCATTCGGGCTGTCCCGGATCGACCCTTCCCCCGAGCCGAGCCGGTTCCTGCAGGATGGCGAGGTGCTGGAAGTCGGTTGCATGGCCCTGCAGGTCATCCATGTGCCGGGACATTCGCCCGGCAGTGTCTGTCTCAGCTGCGGCGATGCCCTGTTTGCCGGCGATGTGCTGTTCGCCGGCTCTATCGGCAGGACCGACCTGCCAGGCGGCGACCATCTGACATTGCTCAAGGGTTTGCAGGATCGGCTGCTGACGCTGCCCGACCACACCCTGGTCTATCCCGGCCACGGTCCGCAGACGACCATCGGCCACGAGCGGCGCGGCAATCCGTTCCTGAATTATTTTGATTGA
- a CDS encoding 3'-5' exoribonuclease YhaM family protein — protein sequence MKKVYAGQIRDRDIVQESFLVREKITAMARNGKPYLTIKLMDRTGEIEGRVWDRVEELSGAFDKDDFVQVQGKASLYLGKMQLVVQDLKKLEDSQVDLGDYMPVATRSKADMLSELGAWIESLTTPCLKTLMERFLADESFMHGYASAPAAKAIHHVYLGGLLDHSLAVARLVDDICRHYPSVNRDLLLTGALLHDIGKVAELCYERSFGYTDAGKLLGHIAIGFQMLDSKLAQVEDFPPETALLLKHLLLSHHGQYEYGSPKRPKTLEATILNYLDDLDSKINGIQAHIDKEPDSDESWTGYHRIYDRYFYKTGSVAPLLLDEGGCPATAAPECGVPATDTATAETRRQPAERRRRGFNCAIGDQLRGKNLDLFNLNERDDH from the coding sequence GTGAAAAAAGTTTATGCGGGTCAGATCAGGGACCGGGATATTGTTCAGGAATCCTTCCTGGTACGAGAAAAAATTACCGCCATGGCGCGCAACGGCAAGCCCTACCTCACCATCAAGCTGATGGACCGCACCGGGGAAATCGAAGGGCGTGTCTGGGACCGCGTCGAGGAACTATCAGGAGCTTTTGACAAGGATGACTTTGTGCAGGTGCAGGGTAAAGCCAGTCTGTACCTCGGGAAAATGCAGCTGGTCGTGCAGGATCTGAAAAAGCTCGAGGATTCACAGGTCGATCTGGGCGATTACATGCCGGTGGCCACGCGGAGCAAGGCCGACATGCTGTCGGAACTCGGTGCCTGGATCGAGAGTCTCACCACCCCCTGCCTGAAAACCCTGATGGAGCGGTTCCTTGCCGACGAGTCGTTCATGCATGGTTACGCCAGTGCCCCGGCGGCCAAGGCCATTCATCATGTCTATCTGGGCGGATTGCTGGATCACTCCCTGGCAGTGGCCCGCCTGGTGGATGACATCTGTCGCCACTATCCATCCGTCAACAGGGATCTTCTGCTGACCGGCGCTCTGCTGCACGATATCGGCAAGGTGGCCGAGCTCTGTTATGAGAGGAGCTTCGGCTATACCGATGCAGGCAAGCTTCTGGGGCACATTGCCATCGGGTTTCAGATGCTCGACAGCAAGCTGGCGCAGGTCGAGGATTTCCCGCCGGAAACGGCGCTGCTACTGAAACATCTGCTGCTGTCCCACCATGGGCAATACGAATACGGTTCCCCGAAACGACCCAAGACACTGGAAGCCACCATCCTCAACTATCTTGACGATCTCGATTCCAAGATTAACGGTATCCAGGCACATATCGATAAAGAACCGGACAGCGACGAGTCCTGGACCGGCTACCATCGCATCTATGATCGCTATTTCTACAAGACCGGTTCCGTCGCACCCCTGTTGTTAGATGAGGGTGGCTGCCCCGCCACCGCAGCACCGGAGTGCGGCGTCCCCGCCACGGACACGGCAACGGCCGAAACGAGGCGGCAGCCGGCCGAGCGCCGCCGGAGAGGATTCAATTGCGCCATCGGGGACCAGTTGCGCGGGAAAAACCTGGATCTTTTCAATCTGAACGAGAGGGATGACCATTGA